The following proteins are co-located in the Micromonospora viridifaciens genome:
- the mnhG gene encoding monovalent cation/H(+) antiporter subunit G produces the protein MSALADWLGAASLLAGALLTLAAGIGVLRFPDALGRMHAATKPQVLGVLLLLLGLALRLRTPADLGMIALVAVFQLATAPVAAQMIGRAAYRAGRIDRALLDVDEMAGR, from the coding sequence ATGAGCGCCCTCGCCGACTGGCTGGGCGCAGCCAGCCTGCTGGCCGGCGCGCTGCTCACCCTGGCCGCCGGGATCGGCGTGCTGCGCTTTCCCGACGCGCTGGGCCGGATGCACGCGGCCACCAAGCCGCAGGTGCTCGGCGTGCTGCTGCTCCTCCTCGGGCTGGCGCTGCGCCTGCGTACGCCGGCGGACCTGGGCATGATCGCGCTGGTCGCGGTCTTCCAACTGGCCACCGCGCCGGTCGCCGCGCAGATGATCGGCCGGGCCGCCTATCGGGCCGGGCGCATCGACCGCGCCCTGCTGGACGTCGACGAGATGGCCGGGCGGTGA
- a CDS encoding monovalent cation/H+ antiporter complex subunit F, which translates to MDTYLAVALTVLLSVTALLALARIYRGPSLLDRVVATDLLLAIMLGAVGAQAAVTRHATTLPVLVVLSLLGFVGSVSLVRFAVREETR; encoded by the coding sequence ATTGACACCTATCTCGCCGTCGCGCTGACCGTGCTGCTCTCGGTCACCGCGCTGCTCGCCCTGGCCCGCATCTACCGGGGGCCGTCGCTGCTCGACCGGGTCGTCGCCACCGACCTGCTGCTGGCCATCATGCTCGGCGCGGTCGGCGCGCAGGCGGCGGTCACCCGGCACGCCACCACGCTGCCCGTGCTGGTGGTGCTCTCCCTGCTGGGCTTCGTCGGCTCGGTCTCCCTGGTCCGCTTCGCCGTACGCGAGGAGACGCGATGA